The following proteins come from a genomic window of Sphaerisporangium rubeum:
- a CDS encoding P-II family nitrogen regulator — MRLITAVIKPFKLDDVKAALEQFGVKGMTVSEASGYGRQRGHTEVYRGAEYQVDLVPKVRVEILAEEEDAEDVIDVVVKAAQTGKIGDGKVWSVPVETVVRVRTGERGPEAL; from the coding sequence ATGAGGCTCATCACAGCGGTGATCAAGCCCTTCAAGCTCGACGACGTGAAAGCGGCGCTGGAGCAGTTCGGCGTCAAGGGCATGACCGTCAGCGAGGCCAGCGGCTACGGCCGGCAGCGCGGCCACACCGAGGTCTACCGTGGCGCCGAGTACCAGGTGGACCTGGTGCCCAAGGTCCGCGTGGAGATCCTCGCCGAGGAAGAGGACGCCGAGGACGTCATCGACGTCGTCGTCAAGGCCGCTCAGACCGGCAAGATCGGTGACGGGAAGGTCTGGTCCGTGCCGGTCGAGACGGTCGTCCGGGTCCGCACGGGAGAACGCGGACCGGAAGCCCTTTGA
- a CDS encoding ammonium transporter: MKIDSGTTAWMLAATALVLLMTPGLAFFYGGMTRAKSVLNMMMMSFVSIITVTIAWMLYGHSFAFTTNGSEFLNKFVGGLDAIGLQSLVDTATKDDGTGMPSLVFSAFQLTFAIITVALISGAIADRAKFGAWVVFSVIWATVVYFPVAHWVWGGGWLTELGIEDFAGGTVVHVNAGAAGLALALVLGKRTGWRKDPMRPHNLTLVLLGVGLLWFGWFGFNAGSELAVDGTAGLAFMNTQIATAIAAGAWILVEKIRDGHSTTLGVASGAVAGLVAITPACGFVDPWAAGVIGALAGAVCAYAVGLKYKFGYDDSLDVVGVHLVGGALGAISLGFFAAYPFLDPQAEGLFYGGGLTQLGRQILGPVVVGIYSFVLAWIIGKIIDKTMGFRIPEEEEVTGIDITTHAETGYDLGSVHASGVSASVNGPVPSVAKKVEA; this comes from the coding sequence ATGAAGATCGATAGCGGCACCACAGCCTGGATGCTCGCGGCCACCGCACTGGTGCTGCTCATGACCCCGGGCCTTGCGTTCTTCTATGGAGGCATGACCCGGGCCAAGAGTGTCCTGAACATGATGATGATGTCATTCGTCAGCATCATCACGGTCACGATCGCCTGGATGCTCTACGGGCACTCCTTCGCCTTCACCACCAACGGTAGCGAGTTCCTCAACAAGTTCGTCGGTGGCCTGGACGCCATCGGCCTGCAGAGCCTTGTCGACACCGCCACCAAGGACGACGGCACCGGCATGCCGTCCCTGGTGTTCTCGGCGTTCCAGCTCACCTTCGCCATCATCACCGTCGCCCTGATCAGCGGCGCCATCGCCGACCGTGCCAAGTTCGGCGCGTGGGTGGTGTTCTCGGTGATCTGGGCGACCGTCGTGTACTTCCCCGTCGCGCACTGGGTGTGGGGCGGCGGCTGGCTCACCGAACTCGGCATCGAGGACTTCGCCGGCGGCACGGTGGTCCACGTCAATGCCGGTGCGGCGGGTCTCGCGCTCGCCCTCGTGCTCGGCAAGCGCACCGGGTGGCGCAAGGACCCGATGCGTCCGCACAACCTGACCCTGGTCCTGCTCGGCGTCGGCCTGCTGTGGTTCGGCTGGTTCGGCTTCAACGCCGGCTCTGAGCTGGCGGTCGACGGCACCGCGGGTCTCGCGTTCATGAACACCCAGATCGCCACGGCCATCGCCGCCGGCGCCTGGATCCTGGTCGAGAAGATTCGCGACGGTCACTCCACGACGCTCGGCGTCGCCTCCGGCGCGGTGGCCGGTCTGGTCGCCATCACTCCCGCCTGTGGTTTCGTCGACCCCTGGGCCGCCGGTGTCATCGGTGCGCTCGCCGGTGCGGTCTGTGCGTACGCGGTCGGCCTGAAGTACAAGTTCGGCTACGACGACTCGCTCGACGTGGTCGGCGTCCACCTGGTGGGTGGCGCGCTCGGCGCCATCTCGCTCGGTTTCTTCGCCGCCTACCCCTTCCTCGACCCGCAGGCCGAGGGTCTGTTCTACGGTGGTGGCCTGACCCAGCTCGGACGCCAGATTCTCGGCCCGGTCGTCGTCGGCATCTACTCCTTCGTCCTCGCGTGGATCATCGGCAAGATCATCGACAAGACGATGGGCTTCCGTATCCCCGAAGAGGAAGAGGTCACCGGCATCGACATCACCACCCACGCCGAGACCGGCTACGACCTCGGCTCCGTTCACGCCTCCGGTGTCTCGGCGTCGGTGAACGGTCCTGTCCCATCAGTGGCTAAGAAGGTAGAAGCATGA
- a CDS encoding [protein-PII] uridylyltransferase: protein MRGDARSYAAARKERTSDIDRWLADLFRTAHPQPYGRDGRAWPGGTKSGFATADERGAGGLSPGAGTAPAGAGTPYAGSGVALVAVGSLGRGELAPGSDLDLVLIHNGQDDVARIADRIWYPIWDSGLGLDHSVRTVDEVTKVAREDLKAVLGLIQARHVTGDPELTRAAREAVLAEWRADSRRRLAELREAADKRAESSGELAFLLEPDLQDSRGGLRDVQAMQAVAAAWVASAPGPRVREAYELLLDVRHGLHLVTARGADRLVLQEQDAVAGALGLLDAEALMRRLAEAGRTISHAFDATWRTVDRLLSGPAPRGRRPLADGVVEHGGEVVLARGVNPKDDPVLILRAAAAAAEAGLPIAPATVSLLAAQSPPMPVPWPDEARDALVALLGAGRAAVPVWEELDQAGVIVRLIPDWERVRHRPQRNPVHRFTVDRHLIETAAGAASFTREVARPDLLLISALLHDVGKGWPGDHSTTGEVVARDIGARMGLPQADVDILATVVRHHLLLPETATRRDLDDPVTIERVAEAVGSRLVLELLAALAVADGHATGPAAWNTWKASLVSELVRRVRSVLSGSAPAPAPALSPQQASLARHGGGAVRINGGAVTVVAPDRPGLLWRAAGVLAAHRMVVRSASAASASSTAVIEFAVVPEYGTPPDPATLEADLRLVLAGRLDIEQRLARRTRSLRPARVPVAPPRVSLVDDASQTATVVEVRAHDRPGLLWRIGRAFGECNLDVRAARVETLGAEAVDVFYVVDRAGRPLTDPEQRIQVREHVLAALR, encoded by the coding sequence ATGAGAGGCGACGCTCGCTCATACGCCGCGGCCCGCAAAGAGCGGACCTCGGACATCGATCGCTGGCTGGCCGACCTGTTCCGCACGGCGCATCCGCAGCCGTACGGCCGGGACGGCCGGGCCTGGCCCGGGGGGACGAAGAGCGGGTTCGCGACCGCGGACGAGCGCGGTGCCGGCGGCCTGTCACCAGGTGCCGGCACCGCACCCGCAGGGGCCGGCACGCCCTACGCGGGCAGCGGTGTCGCTCTGGTCGCGGTCGGCAGCCTGGGGCGAGGGGAGCTCGCCCCAGGTAGTGACCTCGACCTGGTCCTCATCCACAACGGCCAGGACGACGTGGCCCGCATCGCGGACCGCATCTGGTACCCCATCTGGGACTCGGGGCTGGGCCTCGACCACTCGGTCCGCACGGTCGACGAGGTCACCAAGGTGGCCAGGGAGGACCTCAAGGCGGTCCTCGGCCTGATCCAGGCCCGGCACGTGACCGGGGACCCCGAGCTGACGAGGGCCGCACGCGAGGCGGTGCTCGCCGAATGGCGCGCCGACTCGCGGCGCAGGCTCGCCGAACTGCGGGAGGCGGCCGACAAGCGCGCCGAGTCCTCAGGCGAGCTGGCCTTCCTCCTCGAACCCGACCTCCAGGACTCCCGTGGCGGCCTGCGCGACGTCCAGGCCATGCAGGCGGTCGCCGCCGCCTGGGTCGCCTCCGCGCCGGGGCCGCGCGTCCGCGAGGCCTACGAACTTCTGCTCGATGTCCGGCACGGCCTCCACCTGGTCACCGCGCGCGGCGCCGACCGCCTGGTGCTGCAGGAACAGGACGCCGTGGCCGGCGCGCTCGGCCTGCTGGACGCCGAGGCGCTGATGCGGCGCCTCGCCGAGGCGGGCCGCACGATCTCGCACGCCTTCGACGCCACATGGCGCACCGTGGACCGTCTGCTGTCCGGTCCCGCGCCTCGGGGCCGCAGGCCGCTCGCCGACGGCGTCGTCGAGCACGGCGGCGAGGTGGTGCTGGCGCGCGGGGTGAACCCCAAGGACGACCCCGTGCTGATCCTGCGCGCGGCGGCCGCCGCCGCGGAGGCGGGCCTGCCGATCGCGCCGGCCACCGTGTCGCTGCTCGCCGCGCAGTCCCCGCCGATGCCGGTCCCCTGGCCGGACGAGGCGCGCGACGCGCTGGTGGCGCTGCTCGGCGCCGGCCGTGCCGCCGTCCCGGTGTGGGAGGAGCTCGACCAGGCCGGCGTCATCGTGCGGCTCATCCCCGACTGGGAGCGGGTGCGGCACCGGCCGCAGCGCAACCCCGTGCACCGCTTCACCGTGGACCGCCACCTCATCGAGACCGCGGCCGGCGCGGCGTCGTTCACCCGTGAGGTGGCGCGGCCCGACCTGCTGCTGATCTCCGCGCTGCTGCACGACGTCGGCAAGGGCTGGCCCGGCGACCACTCCACCACCGGTGAGGTCGTCGCCAGGGACATCGGCGCGCGCATGGGCCTGCCTCAGGCCGACGTCGACATTCTCGCCACCGTGGTCCGCCACCATCTGCTGCTTCCCGAGACCGCGACGCGCCGCGACCTGGACGACCCGGTCACCATCGAGCGCGTCGCCGAGGCCGTCGGCTCTCGCCTGGTGCTGGAGCTGCTGGCCGCGCTCGCCGTGGCGGACGGCCACGCCACCGGTCCGGCCGCGTGGAACACGTGGAAGGCGTCGCTGGTCTCCGAGCTTGTGCGCCGGGTCCGCTCGGTGCTCTCCGGCAGCGCGCCGGCCCCCGCGCCTGCCTTGTCGCCGCAGCAGGCGTCCCTGGCCCGCCACGGCGGCGGCGCCGTGCGCATCAACGGCGGCGCCGTGACGGTGGTGGCACCCGACCGTCCCGGCCTGCTGTGGCGTGCCGCCGGTGTCCTCGCGGCCCACCGCATGGTGGTTCGCTCGGCCTCGGCCGCCTCGGCGTCGTCGACCGCCGTCATCGAGTTCGCCGTCGTCCCCGAGTACGGCACCCCGCCGGACCCGGCGACCCTGGAGGCCGACCTGCGCCTGGTCCTCGCGGGCCGCCTCGACATCGAGCAACGCCTGGCCCGCCGCACCAGGTCGCTGCGTCCCGCGCGCGTTCCCGTGGCGCCACCCCGGGTGAGCCTGGTGGACGACGCGTCGCAGACCGCCACGGTGGTGGAGGTCCGCGCTCATGACCGTCCCGGTCTGCTGTGGCGCATCGGCAGGGCCTTCGGCGAATGCAACCTCGACGTCCGCGCCGCCAGGGTGGAGACCCTCGGCGCCGAGGCGGTGGACGTCTTCTACGTGGTCGACCGCGCGGGCCGTCCTCTCACCGATCCCGAGCAACGCATCCAGGTAAGGGAACACGTCCTCGCCGCGCTCCGCTGA